From a region of the Hymenobacter jejuensis genome:
- a CDS encoding C40 family peptidase, translated as MEHGICALSVVPVRAEPTDKAEIVTQLIFGDCYTILLTQGNWRQVCIAADQYIGWIDFKQHLPVTADYFAAWQAQDHPRTLDIVQMVSDTSTRIPVSLGSRLPFFDGMTLRLGEQQLFYNGAATNPTNGSAERRAALLVKMGQMFLKSPYLWGGKTLFGIDCSGLMQQLYGLIGVQLPRDARQQIDHGRPVHFVSQTQPGDLAFFDNAEGNIVHVGMLIEDQQILHASGEVRIDPLDHNGIFNRSRQKYSHKLRLIKRILPD; from the coding sequence TTGGAACACGGAATCTGCGCGTTGAGCGTCGTGCCGGTGCGCGCCGAGCCTACGGACAAGGCCGAAATTGTTACCCAACTCATTTTTGGCGATTGCTACACCATTTTGCTTACGCAGGGCAACTGGCGCCAAGTCTGCATTGCGGCCGATCAGTACATCGGCTGGATTGACTTTAAGCAGCATTTGCCCGTTACGGCCGACTATTTCGCGGCGTGGCAAGCCCAGGACCACCCGCGCACGCTGGATATCGTGCAGATGGTGAGCGACACGAGTACGCGCATCCCGGTTTCGTTGGGCAGTCGTTTGCCTTTTTTCGATGGGATGACGTTGCGGTTGGGCGAGCAGCAATTGTTTTACAACGGCGCGGCCACCAACCCCACCAACGGGTCGGCGGAGCGCCGCGCGGCGTTGCTCGTGAAAATGGGGCAAATGTTTCTGAAATCGCCGTACCTGTGGGGCGGTAAAACGCTGTTTGGCATCGACTGCTCGGGCCTGATGCAGCAACTCTACGGCCTGATCGGGGTGCAACTCCCACGCGATGCCCGCCAGCAGATTGACCACGGCCGGCCGGTGCATTTTGTGTCGCAGACGCAGCCGGGTGATCTGGCCTTTTTCGACAATGCCGAGGGCAACATCGTGCACGTGGGCATGCTGATCGAAGACCAGCAGATTCTGCATGCCAGCGGTGAGGTACGTATCGACCCGCTCGACCACAACGGCATCTTCAACCGCAGCCGCCAGAAATACTCCCACAAACTGCGCCTGATCAAGCGAATTTTGCCCGATTAA
- a CDS encoding fatty acid desaturase family protein, which translates to MSVPKFAASRSFHTELKRRINDYFEEVGKSTTGTSSLFVKAVVLLVAFVFLYVHLVFFTPPVLLAVLECMLMGGVGAAIGFNVMHDGAHGSFSKSKFVNSFAAFTLNVMGGNSFMWNMKHNLIHHMYTNVDGVDDDIDVQPWMRMSSTQPRHKLHRFQHLYFWFLYSLLYIAWIFVMDYQKYFKGKIGSMPIKKMSFSDQSVFWGFKALHLVLFIVLPIYMLGFVSWMIGFLAFGSVAGFTLSLVFQLAHTVEHAAFPMPHEITNKLEDEWAIHQIKTTANFATHNKVISWLVGGLNFQVEHHLFPKISHVHYPAISKIVKQMCEEFNIEYNEYPKMRYAVASHVSFLRQMGRA; encoded by the coding sequence ATGTCAGTTCCCAAATTTGCTGCTTCCCGCTCGTTCCATACTGAGCTAAAACGCAGAATCAACGACTACTTCGAAGAGGTAGGCAAATCCACCACCGGTACTTCCAGTCTCTTTGTTAAGGCCGTAGTGCTGTTAGTCGCATTTGTATTTTTATATGTCCACCTGGTATTTTTCACACCGCCTGTGCTGTTGGCTGTGCTTGAATGTATGCTGATGGGTGGCGTAGGGGCAGCAATTGGCTTCAACGTGATGCACGACGGAGCGCATGGCAGCTTCAGCAAATCGAAGTTTGTCAACAGTTTCGCAGCCTTCACGCTCAACGTAATGGGTGGCAACAGCTTTATGTGGAACATGAAGCACAATCTTATCCACCACATGTACACCAACGTCGATGGCGTTGACGACGATATCGATGTGCAGCCTTGGATGCGCATGAGCTCCACGCAGCCGCGCCACAAGCTGCACCGTTTCCAGCACCTCTATTTCTGGTTTCTGTACAGTCTGCTCTACATCGCCTGGATTTTTGTGATGGATTACCAGAAGTATTTCAAAGGCAAAATCGGCTCGATGCCCATCAAAAAGATGTCGTTCAGCGATCAGTCGGTGTTCTGGGGTTTCAAGGCGTTGCACTTGGTGCTGTTCATTGTACTGCCGATTTATATGCTGGGCTTTGTAAGCTGGATGATTGGCTTCCTGGCGTTTGGCAGCGTGGCCGGCTTTACTTTGAGCCTAGTTTTCCAATTGGCGCACACGGTAGAGCACGCCGCTTTCCCAATGCCCCACGAAATTACCAACAAGCTGGAAGATGAGTGGGCCATCCATCAGATCAAAACCACCGCTAACTTTGCTACCCATAACAAAGTGATTAGCTGGCTGGTAGGGGGGCTGAACTTCCAGGTTGAGCACCATTTGTTTCCGAAGATCTCGCACGTACACTATCCTGCTATCAGCAAGATTGTCAAGCAGAT
- a CDS encoding HNH endonuclease yields MDQKVLVLNGDYTAITLCSVQKAFVLLFLDKAEMIAKSDHGALRTISHSYPKPSIIRLQRYVRVPYKGIALSRHNVMKRDHFECQYCGSTKNLTLDHVLPRSRGGESSWSNLLTACARCNHAKGHRTPEEAGLVIRQKPKKPTLAGFLRLSAGSIDQNWHAYLN; encoded by the coding sequence ATGGACCAAAAAGTTCTTGTATTGAACGGCGACTACACCGCGATTACGCTGTGCAGTGTGCAAAAGGCCTTCGTGCTGCTTTTTCTCGACAAAGCCGAGATGATAGCCAAGTCCGATCATGGTGCGCTGCGCACCATCAGCCATTCCTATCCTAAACCCAGTATTATCCGGTTGCAGCGCTACGTGCGCGTGCCATACAAGGGCATTGCCCTGAGCCGGCACAACGTGATGAAGCGCGATCATTTTGAGTGTCAATACTGCGGTTCTACCAAAAACCTGACCCTCGATCATGTGTTGCCGCGCTCGCGGGGCGGGGAGTCGTCGTGGAGCAATCTGCTGACGGCCTGTGCCCGTTGCAACCACGCTAAAGGCCATCGCACGCCCGAAGAAGCCGGGTTGGTCATTCGGCAAAAGCCCAAAAAACCAACCTTAGCAGGTTTTCTTAGGCTTAGTGCAGGCAGTATCGACCAGAATTGGCACGCATATCTGAATTGA
- the smpB gene encoding SsrA-binding protein SmpB, whose product MAKEKDSTPKRVNIVNRRASHEYSFLAKYDAGMMLQGTEIKSIRDGNVNMQDGFCTFHPDGSLWVHNLSIAQYTQGTYNNHEPKRERKLLLNKKELRQLEGKMQEQGVTIVPIRMFVNDRGFAKLEIALAKGKKLYDKREDIKAKDQKREMDRAREY is encoded by the coding sequence ATGGCTAAAGAAAAAGATTCTACGCCTAAACGCGTCAACATCGTCAACCGCCGAGCTAGCCACGAATATTCTTTTCTGGCGAAGTACGATGCAGGAATGATGCTGCAAGGCACGGAAATAAAAAGCATCCGCGACGGCAACGTGAACATGCAGGACGGCTTTTGCACGTTTCACCCCGACGGTAGCCTGTGGGTGCACAATCTCAGCATCGCGCAATACACGCAAGGCACTTACAACAACCACGAGCCCAAGCGCGAGCGCAAGCTCTTGCTCAACAAGAAAGAGCTGCGTCAGCTGGAGGGCAAAATGCAGGAGCAGGGCGTGACCATCGTGCCCATTCGTATGTTCGTGAACGACAGGGGCTTTGCTAAACTGGAAATCGCGTTGGCGAAAGGCAAGAAGCTCTACGACAAGCGCGAAGACATCAAGGCCAAAGACCAGAAGCGCGAAATGGACCGCGCCCGGGAATATTAG
- a CDS encoding alpha/beta fold hydrolase: MSYIKAGQDANGNAINLFYEDWGQGAPVVLIHGWPLDHTMWEHQMMELPKHGLRVVAYDRRGFGKSSRPWESYDYDTLADDLKAVLDTLDLQNVTLVGFSMGGGEVARYMSRHGGARVSKVAFISAVPPYLLKTSDNPTGVDKSVFDEMLAGIQKDRFDFLSGFGKQFFNVSMISHPVSQAVLDWSQTVTSLASPKATYDCAVSFATTDFRQDLATIKVPTLIVHGDADQTVPIEASGAQTAKHLPHAQYLVYSGAPHGLFFTDKDRLSQDLLAFAGKASTQAGL, translated from the coding sequence ATGAGCTACATCAAAGCTGGGCAAGATGCCAACGGCAACGCTATCAACCTTTTTTATGAAGACTGGGGCCAAGGTGCACCGGTCGTGCTGATACACGGCTGGCCCCTCGACCATACCATGTGGGAACATCAAATGATGGAACTGCCCAAACACGGTTTGCGCGTAGTTGCCTACGACCGGCGCGGCTTTGGCAAGTCGTCGCGGCCTTGGGAAAGCTACGATTACGACACGCTGGCCGACGATTTGAAGGCCGTGCTCGACACGCTGGATTTGCAAAACGTGACCTTGGTTGGGTTTTCGATGGGTGGCGGTGAGGTGGCCCGCTACATGAGCCGCCACGGCGGAGCGCGCGTCTCGAAAGTGGCCTTTATCAGCGCAGTGCCGCCTTATTTGCTAAAAACTTCCGACAACCCAACCGGCGTCGATAAGTCAGTGTTCGATGAGATGCTGGCCGGTATCCAGAAAGACCGATTTGACTTTTTGTCCGGCTTCGGCAAGCAGTTTTTCAACGTGAGCATGATCAGCCACCCCGTGAGCCAAGCGGTGCTGGACTGGTCGCAGACGGTGACGTCTTTGGCTTCGCCCAAAGCCACTTACGACTGCGCCGTTTCGTTTGCCACCACCGATTTCCGTCAGGATCTGGCGACGATCAAAGTGCCTACGCTCATCGTGCACGGCGACGCCGACCAAACAGTGCCCATTGAAGCCAGCGGTGCCCAAACGGCCAAGCATCTGCCTCACGCACAATACCTTGTGTACAGCGGCGCTCCGCACGGCTTGTTCTTCACCGACAAAGACCGCTTGTCGCAGGATTTGCTGGCCTTCGCCGGAAAAGCAAGCACACAAGCTGGTTTATAA